The following coding sequences lie in one Nitrospinota bacterium genomic window:
- the recA gene encoding recombinase RecA translates to MAEPSSDKKKALEMAFAQIEKNFGKGSVMLLGEDSPKVITETIPTSALSLDYALGIGGVPRGRITEIFGPESSGKTTLTLHIIANAQRTGGVAAFVDAEHAFDALYAQKLGVDVKNLVISQPDTGEQALEIVETLVRSGACDVVVVDSVAALVPSAEIEGDMGDSHMGLHARLMSQALRKLTGIISKSKTSVIFINQIRMKIGVVFGNPETTTGGNALKFYSSVRMDIRRTAALKEGEDVIGNRTRVKVVKNKVAPPFREAEFDILFGHGISREGDMLDLASNNGLVEKTGSWYSYKKEKIGQGREQARKFLVENPSITDELDKELRSKLGIGVKVEPIGGMEARAEEPETKPSRKKP, encoded by the coding sequence ATGGCGGAACCCAGCAGCGACAAGAAAAAGGCGCTCGAAATGGCATTTGCCCAGATCGAGAAAAATTTCGGCAAAGGCTCGGTGATGCTGCTTGGCGAAGACAGCCCGAAGGTCATCACCGAAACCATTCCGACCAGCGCCCTCTCGCTTGACTACGCGCTCGGCATCGGCGGCGTTCCGCGCGGCCGCATCACCGAAATCTTCGGGCCGGAATCGTCGGGCAAGACCACCCTCACCCTTCACATCATCGCCAACGCGCAGCGGACCGGCGGCGTGGCCGCCTTCGTCGACGCCGAGCACGCGTTCGACGCGCTCTATGCCCAAAAACTCGGCGTGGACGTGAAAAACCTCGTCATCTCGCAGCCGGACACCGGCGAACAGGCGCTCGAAATCGTCGAAACGCTCGTCCGCTCCGGCGCGTGCGACGTGGTGGTGGTCGACTCGGTGGCGGCGCTGGTGCCGAGCGCCGAGATCGAAGGGGACATGGGGGACAGCCACATGGGGCTGCACGCCCGGCTGATGAGCCAGGCGCTGCGCAAGCTCACCGGCATCATCAGCAAGTCCAAAACATCGGTCATCTTCATCAACCAGATACGGATGAAGATCGGCGTGGTGTTCGGCAACCCCGAAACCACCACCGGCGGCAACGCGCTTAAATTCTACTCCTCCGTGCGGATGGACATCCGCCGCACCGCCGCGCTGAAAGAGGGGGAAGATGTGATCGGCAACCGCACCCGCGTGAAAGTGGTGAAGAACAAAGTGGCCCCCCCGTTCCGCGAAGCGGAGTTCGACATCCTTTTCGGCCACGGCATATCGCGCGAAGGGGACATGCTCGATCTCGCCAGCAACAACGGCTTGGTGGAAAAGACCGGCTCCTGGTACAGCTACAAGAAAGAAAAAATCGGCCAGGGGCGCGAACAGGCCCGCAAATTCCTGGTGGAAAACCCGTCCATCACCGACGAACTCGACAAGGAACTGCGGAGCAAGCTCGGCATCGGCGTGAAGGTGGAGCCGATCGGGGGGATGGAAGCCAGGGCGGAAGAGCCCGAAACGAAACCATCGCGCAAAAAACCGTAA
- the thpR gene encoding RNA 2',3'-cyclic phosphodiesterase translates to MRDAAGSARLFIAVKIPPELAQSLDAVIRQLAAAGAEVKWVKTKNLHLTLKFLGEVDAAEISPLIAALQTIKSENFDIEVGSIGVLPNMRRPRVIYADVVQGAEKLTKLAILVEKVTVSLGFTPENRHFLAHLTLGRFKGFAHLNRLAEKIDGAKGVIFGKLSVEAIYLIKSELLPDGPRYTELAAIPLE, encoded by the coding sequence ATGCGTGACGCCGCCGGATCAGCCCGCCTTTTCATCGCCGTGAAAATTCCGCCGGAGCTGGCGCAATCGCTCGACGCCGTCATCCGCCAACTCGCCGCGGCTGGGGCGGAAGTGAAATGGGTGAAAACCAAAAATCTCCACCTCACCCTGAAGTTTTTGGGCGAGGTGGATGCCGCCGAAATTTCCCCGCTTATCGCCGCGCTGCAAACCATCAAAAGCGAAAATTTCGATATAGAGGTCGGCTCCATAGGGGTTTTGCCCAATATGCGCCGCCCACGGGTGATTTACGCCGATGTTGTGCAAGGTGCGGAAAAACTCACAAAACTTGCGATTTTAGTCGAAAAAGTGACCGTTTCGCTCGGTTTCACCCCCGAAAATCGTCATTTCTTGGCCCATCTGACGTTGGGGCGGTTTAAGGGCTTTGCACATTTAAACAGGTTGGCTGAAAAAATTGATGGTGCAAAAGGGGTAATTTTTGGTAAACTTTCGGTTGAGGCGATTTACCTCATAAAAAGTGAACTGCTGCCGGATGGGCCGCGGTACACGGAATTGGCCGCAATACCGTTAGAATAA
- a CDS encoding nitrate- and nitrite sensing domain-containing protein: MKRKYVKSSEFVYKLWLALILGVPIAALIVFSSVLVSGKVDVLLEMNEIDTASHLINRSSDLVHELQKERGYTSGFIASPKDNFEIELIGQRAATDEQYALFLKKFSSIKQNEMRATAIDIFDPFHFVHHHQRHHVINAAIINNLDLALVELDKLKDIRVDVDSHKIGYFDALEYYSKTNSLILDTIAFVSQLGTDREISTHYRAYYHLQMMKEKAGLQRATLTYAFESGKFLPGQYEKFLAVAVDESYSHKRFLSLAPPDIKETYLKTAAMPEVAQADWMKQIAVEKGVGGHFRIDAAYWNKMQTAKIDRIEAVCDLLEERAKEVVDARRAEAKNSLIIYLLVNLAVITFALLMAVLLFRNIAKRREAEKRMESALHRAKDVLNAIATSPDIIPFFTVSPIYRSMLSVGGGDIVKWARFRSRYAGLYLHDVAGHSIEEILLNILGTALVDVCKTNPAKKSASAPSVFLSCLNEHLEAYCEGTPDYLTAIYLLMDFEEREIRLATGGHPRPWLINPDGTVRRVEAPTGFILGQFTIDPLADDRYRDIAFRLETGQLLLVSSDGLMEQKDAGGTTLEAKFQKDIGRKLAGLEPRAAYGIIKREFEAHLDGRTPEDDVSFVLVGTRPANKYETMRFIPGPELLSLICRHKSVRDGDPASPPKQCAAKSSSRSAGKADDVIMHTLSDSYGPVIEKLKNAQWPDGRISQVELAVSEMIINAIMHGNMCSNQSTVELSYALHDGELEVSVADEGAGFDSNTLPQSIEENMLMEGGRGLHMISAVADSLYFNDAGNRCWALFKKNA, translated from the coding sequence ATGAAGCGTAAATATGTCAAATCGTCCGAGTTTGTTTATAAGCTCTGGTTAGCCCTGATACTCGGCGTGCCAATAGCCGCCCTGATTGTTTTTTCCTCGGTGCTGGTGTCGGGAAAAGTGGATGTACTGCTCGAAATGAATGAGATCGACACCGCTTCCCACCTTATCAACCGTTCAAGCGACCTGGTTCATGAGCTTCAAAAGGAACGGGGATATACAAGCGGGTTTATCGCCTCCCCCAAAGATAATTTTGAAATCGAGTTGATCGGGCAGCGCGCCGCCACGGATGAACAATATGCGCTGTTTTTAAAGAAATTTTCATCCATCAAACAAAATGAAATGCGCGCCACCGCAATTGACATTTTTGATCCGTTTCACTTTGTTCACCACCACCAGCGGCATCATGTGATAAATGCCGCCATAATTAATAACCTTGATCTGGCGTTGGTGGAATTGGACAAGCTGAAGGATATCCGGGTGGATGTGGATTCGCATAAAATCGGTTATTTCGACGCATTGGAGTATTACTCCAAAACAAATTCCCTGATTTTGGACACCATCGCCTTTGTTTCCCAACTGGGCACCGACAGGGAAATTTCAACCCATTACCGGGCTTATTATCACTTGCAGATGATGAAGGAGAAGGCGGGGCTGCAAAGGGCCACCCTTACCTACGCGTTCGAGTCGGGCAAATTCCTGCCCGGCCAGTACGAAAAATTTTTGGCGGTCGCCGTGGACGAGTCGTACTCCCACAAGCGGTTTTTGTCCTTGGCTCCCCCGGACATCAAGGAAACCTACCTGAAAACCGCCGCCATGCCTGAAGTGGCGCAGGCGGACTGGATGAAACAAATTGCCGTTGAAAAGGGAGTGGGGGGGCATTTCCGCATCGACGCCGCGTACTGGAACAAAATGCAGACGGCAAAAATCGACAGGATTGAAGCGGTGTGCGATCTTCTTGAAGAACGGGCCAAGGAGGTGGTGGATGCGCGCCGCGCGGAGGCGAAAAACAGCCTGATAATCTACCTGCTGGTGAATCTCGCCGTCATTACTTTTGCCCTCTTGATGGCCGTGCTTCTTTTCCGGAACATAGCGAAACGCCGGGAAGCGGAGAAAAGGATGGAGAGCGCCCTGCACAGGGCCAAGGACGTGTTGAACGCCATAGCCACTTCACCGGATATAATCCCGTTTTTCACCGTCTCGCCCATCTACCGTTCCATGTTGAGCGTCGGGGGGGGCGATATCGTAAAGTGGGCGCGGTTCCGTTCCCGGTATGCCGGCCTCTATCTGCATGACGTGGCCGGACACAGCATCGAGGAGATACTGCTGAACATCCTTGGCACGGCGCTGGTGGATGTATGCAAAACCAACCCGGCGAAAAAATCGGCCAGCGCCCCTTCGGTGTTCCTGAGCTGCTTGAATGAGCACCTTGAAGCATACTGCGAGGGGACGCCGGACTATCTCACCGCCATCTATCTGCTGATGGATTTTGAGGAACGTGAGATCAGGTTGGCAACGGGCGGACATCCGAGGCCCTGGCTGATAAATCCCGATGGCACGGTGCGGCGGGTCGAGGCGCCGACCGGCTTCATCCTCGGGCAGTTCACCATAGACCCCTTGGCCGATGACCGCTACCGGGATATCGCCTTCCGGCTGGAAACCGGCCAGCTTCTGCTCGTGAGCAGCGACGGCCTGATGGAGCAGAAGGATGCCGGAGGAACAACCCTTGAGGCGAAGTTCCAGAAGGATATCGGGCGAAAGCTGGCGGGGCTGGAGCCGCGGGCCGCCTATGGGATTATCAAGCGTGAATTTGAGGCGCACCTCGATGGCCGCACCCCCGAGGACGACGTGTCGTTCGTTCTTGTCGGAACCCGCCCGGCCAATAAATATGAAACCATGCGGTTCATTCCGGGGCCGGAGCTGTTATCGCTGATATGCCGCCACAAAAGCGTCCGGGATGGCGATCCGGCCTCCCCCCCAAAGCAATGTGCCGCGAAAAGTTCTTCGCGGTCCGCTGGAAAAGCGGATGATGTTATCATGCACACGTTATCCGATTCATACGGGCCGGTTATCGAAAAACTGAAAAACGCCCAATGGCCGGACGGGAGAATCAGCCAGGTCGAGCTGGCCGTTTCGGAAATGATCATTAACGCCATCATGCACGGCAATATGTGCTCTAATCAATCCACGGTGGAATTGTCATACGCGCTGCATGACGGCGAGCTGGAGGTAAGCGTCGCCGACGAGGGAGCGGGGTTCGACAGCAACACCCTGCCCCAGTCGATAGAGGAAAACATGCTCATGGAGGGGGGCCGCGGCCTCCATATGATAAGCGCCGTGGCGGACAGCCTGTACTTCAACGACGCGGGAAACCGCTGCTGGGCGCTCTTTAAAAAAAATGCGTGA
- a CDS encoding TIGR02757 family protein — protein sequence MNRYQRHEALKQGLEALCRRFDRSMLSPDPLECVPRAGEFRDIELSAFLAALFAYGRADLIVRNVRGILAELGAHPHAALMAGEYKARFKGWKYRFHKRADLLWLLDRLRAVYAAHGTLENAFCAAPGDTEARLAAFARLFSGGKKLSAAKSFLVPSPANGSACKRINLFLRWMARKDDVDIGLWTRISAAGLVMPLDVHVNRIAGRLGLVNPKGAANFKKALALTERFREFDAADPVRYDFALCSLGKLGHCEKTPDPASCLDCILRECCAAAPVPGMR from the coding sequence GTGAACAGATACCAGCGCCATGAAGCCCTGAAACAGGGGCTTGAAGCGCTTTGCCGCCGCTTTGACCGGAGCATGCTCTCCCCCGACCCGCTGGAATGCGTCCCGCGCGCCGGCGAGTTCCGCGATATCGAGCTTTCCGCCTTTCTCGCCGCCCTGTTTGCATACGGCAGGGCGGATCTTATCGTCCGCAACGTCCGCGGCATTTTGGCGGAATTGGGAGCGCATCCCCACGCCGCGCTGATGGCGGGGGAATACAAAGCGCGGTTCAAGGGATGGAAATACCGTTTCCACAAACGGGCCGACCTGCTATGGCTGCTCGACCGGCTGCGCGCCGTCTATGCCGCGCACGGCACGCTGGAAAACGCCTTTTGCGCCGCGCCGGGGGATACCGAAGCGCGGCTTGCCGCATTCGCCCGGCTTTTCTCCGGCGGCAAAAAACTGTCCGCCGCGAAAAGTTTTCTCGTCCCCTCTCCCGCCAACGGCTCCGCCTGCAAGCGGATAAACCTCTTTCTCCGCTGGATGGCGCGCAAGGACGATGTGGATATCGGGCTGTGGACGCGCATCTCCGCCGCCGGGCTTGTCATGCCGCTCGACGTGCATGTGAACCGCATCGCCGGACGGCTGGGGCTGGTGAACCCGAAGGGGGCGGCGAATTTCAAAAAGGCGCTGGCGTTGACGGAACGGTTCCGGGAATTCGATGCCGCCGACCCGGTGCGCTACGATTTCGCGCTCTGCTCGCTGGGCAAGCTGGGGCACTGCGAAAAAACGCCCGATCCCGCAAGCTGCTTGGATTGCATCTTGCGGGAATGCTGCGCCGCCGCCCCTGTTCCCGGAATGCGTTAG
- the nfo gene encoding deoxyribonuclease IV, translating to MTNKQRRLFGAHMPIAGGVENAPLSGQKTGCAAMQIFTKNSNQWRAKPLDEKSVAAYRQNLAASGISFVASHDSYLINMGSPDAAMREKSLDAFVDEIERAALLGIGCLVFHPGSHMKAGEGEGLIHVADCMNEAIRRTPKQAGVTLTIETTAGQGTNLGYKFEHLAFLIEKVKDKKRVGVCFDTCHVFAAGYELRTEEGYKATWKEFDRVVGLEHLKMFHINDSKKDFGSRVDRHEHLGKGFLGEKPFELLVNDKRFVNIPMVLETPKGKDLSEDVENLAVLARLIH from the coding sequence ATGACAAATAAACAGCGGCGGCTTTTCGGGGCGCATATGCCGATTGCCGGCGGGGTGGAGAACGCCCCGCTGTCCGGCCAAAAAACCGGCTGCGCCGCCATGCAGATATTCACCAAGAACAGCAACCAGTGGCGGGCGAAACCGCTGGACGAAAAATCCGTCGCCGCCTACCGCCAGAACCTCGCGGCATCAGGCATCAGTTTCGTCGCCAGCCACGACAGCTACCTCATCAACATGGGCTCGCCGGACGCGGCGATGCGCGAAAAATCGCTGGATGCGTTCGTGGATGAAATCGAGCGTGCCGCGCTGCTCGGCATCGGCTGCCTTGTTTTTCATCCCGGCTCGCACATGAAAGCGGGTGAAGGGGAGGGGCTTATTCATGTGGCCGATTGCATGAACGAGGCGATCAGGCGCACCCCGAAACAGGCCGGCGTGACGCTGACCATCGAGACCACCGCCGGGCAGGGAACCAACCTCGGCTACAAGTTCGAGCATCTCGCGTTCCTCATCGAAAAAGTGAAGGACAAAAAACGGGTGGGGGTATGCTTCGACACCTGCCACGTCTTCGCCGCCGGTTACGAGCTGCGCACCGAAGAAGGGTACAAGGCGACGTGGAAGGAATTCGACCGCGTCGTCGGCCTCGAACACCTGAAAATGTTCCACATCAACGACAGCAAAAAGGATTTCGGTTCCCGCGTCGACCGGCACGAACATCTCGGCAAGGGTTTTTTGGGGGAAAAGCCGTTCGAACTGCTGGTGAACGACAAGCGCTTCGTGAACATCCCGATGGTGCTGGAAACCCCCAAAGGAAAGGATTTGAGCGAGGACGTGGAGAATCTCGCGGTTCTGGCCCGCCTGATTCATTAA
- a CDS encoding MBL fold metallo-hydrolase: MSKALDINKAVEIAPGVYWVGFDDPSAGFRCNPYILNDGDETVFFDPGSVPHFPIVLGKVMQVTGLKNISHVVAHHQDPDLCSAIPRFEELAAGVGGKFDICTHTRASVLISHYGTRSDFYRVDANDWKLTLKSGRTLRFIFTPFLHFPGAFMTYDERSKILFSSDIFGGLSFDWSLYANEYYAEAMKAFHENYMPSNRIIRHAMDKLDNLDISMIAPQHGSIIKKEDVRRYIGILKNLECGEDLF; the protein is encoded by the coding sequence ATGTCAAAAGCGTTGGATATTAACAAGGCGGTTGAAATCGCCCCCGGCGTTTACTGGGTCGGCTTCGATGATCCAAGCGCCGGATTCCGCTGCAACCCCTACATCCTGAACGACGGCGATGAAACCGTCTTTTTCGATCCCGGCTCGGTGCCGCACTTCCCGATAGTCCTCGGCAAGGTGATGCAGGTGACCGGCCTGAAAAATATCAGCCATGTCGTCGCGCACCACCAGGACCCCGATCTCTGCTCCGCCATCCCCCGCTTCGAGGAACTGGCGGCCGGGGTGGGGGGGAAGTTCGACATCTGCACCCACACCCGCGCCTCGGTGCTGATATCGCACTACGGCACCCGCTCCGATTTCTACCGCGTCGACGCCAACGATTGGAAGCTGACGCTGAAATCGGGGCGGACGCTCCGCTTCATCTTCACCCCCTTCCTGCATTTTCCCGGGGCGTTCATGACATACGATGAGCGGTCGAAAATCCTTTTCTCCAGCGACATCTTCGGGGGGTTGAGCTTCGACTGGAGCCTTTACGCCAACGAATACTACGCCGAGGCGATGAAGGCGTTCCACGAAAACTACATGCCGTCGAACCGCATCATCCGCCACGCCATGGACAAGCTGGACAACCTCGACATCTCGATGATCGCGCCGCAGCACGGCTCCATCATTAAGAAAGAAGATGTGCGCCGCTACATCGGCATCCTGAAAAACCTCGAATGCGGCGAAGACCTCTTCTGA
- the amrB gene encoding AmmeMemoRadiSam system protein B, translating to MESPQNIRPPAVAGMFYPADPKAMLDELRGYIGAAPEGHAHPLAAVSPHAGWYYSGHVAGAVFAAIDVPDRVILIGPNHRGRGAELALDPHGAWRFPSGDVPVDKELGGLLLRYCPLLEEDAAAHAAEHSLEVIVPFLHAKNRDVKIAPLCIGTHNPEKLASLAAAVARAAKETGALVVASSDMTHYLSDKAARAIDGKMIETLKSLDADEILDAALEDQALCGAGPVYVAVAAARENGAREFAVVRYATSGDIEGKRDAVVGYGGFVIS from the coding sequence ATGGAAAGCCCCCAAAATATCCGCCCGCCCGCCGTGGCGGGGATGTTCTACCCCGCCGATCCGAAGGCGATGCTGGATGAACTCCGCGGCTATATCGGCGCCGCGCCGGAAGGACACGCGCATCCGCTGGCCGCCGTATCGCCGCACGCCGGGTGGTATTACTCCGGCCATGTCGCCGGCGCGGTGTTTGCCGCCATTGACGTGCCGGACAGGGTGATACTCATCGGGCCGAACCACCGGGGGCGCGGCGCGGAGCTGGCGCTCGACCCGCACGGCGCATGGCGGTTTCCGTCCGGCGACGTGCCGGTGGACAAGGAGCTGGGCGGCCTGCTGCTCCGGTACTGTCCGTTGCTGGAGGAAGACGCCGCCGCCCACGCGGCGGAGCACTCGCTGGAGGTGATCGTGCCGTTCCTCCACGCCAAAAACCGGGATGTGAAGATCGCCCCGCTCTGCATCGGCACGCACAACCCGGAAAAACTCGCGTCGCTCGCGGCGGCGGTGGCCCGCGCGGCGAAAGAGACCGGCGCGCTGGTGGTGGCGAGCAGCGACATGACCCACTATCTTTCCGACAAGGCGGCGCGCGCCATCGACGGCAAAATGATCGAAACGCTCAAATCGCTCGACGCGGATGAAATACTGGACGCCGCGCTTGAGGATCAGGCGCTCTGCGGCGCGGGGCCGGTCTATGTGGCGGTGGCCGCCGCGCGCGAAAACGGCGCGCGGGAGTTCGCGGTGGTACGCTACGCCACGTCGGGGGACATCGAGGGGAAACGGGACGCCGTGGTGGGGTACGGCGGGTTCGTTATTTCCTGA
- the mutL gene encoding DNA mismatch repair endonuclease MutL gives MTGIARIKILPPALASQIAAGEVVERPASVVKELVENALDAEAAAIEIEISLARRRIRVKDDGHGIAPDEVELALSRHGTSKVGDAADIFGIGTYGFRGEALPSIASVSRLTLTSHRAGNPAGRRIAVEGGETLRIEDAPPLKGTEVLVENLFYNTPARRKFTRSDAAEMGQITAKVVQAALSAPAVRFNFIKDGKRVLELPPAPALLERVRQVFGADYAQNLVPVAHKEFNIAVGGLVGKPEFTRATGIDQYFFINGRPVKDMLIRSAVLRAFEDLLPKGRKPVVFLNISMPLEVVDVNVHPAKAEVRLADPGKVSEAIVKAIRGAFGRSATAYAPPGGAAQAGGDFAAPGGSPAPHGDGKAAFVRTFELWRPAPSGEGPAAAVEGGGQLQLENAHGRLSPDAAVIGQAFDTFLLFEEGDRIVIMDQHTVHERVLYERFMKRYLEHKVERQGVLVPVTFSTDPRLAEVIRAHAKTFAGMGWGLEEFGEREFVIREVPAILEGKEFPPIITEMAQTLADGRDEDYKDVMADCVSRIACRAAVKAGDTLNRGEIAELAKELARTALPYTCPHGRPIAFSLSRGELWRFFNRGR, from the coding sequence ATGACCGGAATCGCGCGGATAAAAATACTCCCCCCGGCGCTGGCCAGCCAGATCGCCGCCGGCGAGGTGGTGGAGCGTCCCGCCAGCGTCGTCAAGGAGCTGGTGGAGAACGCGCTCGACGCGGAAGCCGCCGCCATCGAAATCGAAATCTCGCTGGCGCGCCGCCGGATACGGGTGAAGGACGACGGCCACGGCATCGCGCCGGACGAGGTGGAGCTGGCCCTCAGCCGCCACGGCACCAGCAAGGTGGGGGACGCCGCCGACATCTTCGGCATCGGCACATACGGCTTCCGGGGCGAGGCGCTCCCCTCCATCGCCTCGGTCAGCCGCCTCACCCTCACCAGCCACCGCGCGGGAAACCCCGCCGGGCGGCGGATCGCGGTGGAGGGGGGCGAAACGCTCAGGATCGAGGACGCCCCGCCGCTCAAAGGCACCGAGGTGCTGGTGGAAAATCTTTTTTACAACACCCCCGCGCGGCGGAAGTTCACCCGGTCCGACGCCGCCGAGATGGGCCAGATAACCGCCAAGGTGGTGCAGGCGGCGCTCAGCGCCCCGGCCGTGCGGTTCAACTTCATCAAGGACGGCAAGCGGGTGCTGGAGCTTCCCCCCGCCCCGGCGCTCCTCGAACGGGTGCGCCAGGTTTTCGGGGCCGACTACGCCCAGAACCTCGTGCCGGTCGCCCACAAGGAGTTCAACATCGCCGTCGGCGGGCTTGTGGGCAAACCGGAGTTCACCCGCGCCACCGGCATCGACCAGTACTTTTTCATCAACGGCCGCCCGGTGAAGGACATGCTGATCCGCTCGGCGGTGCTGCGCGCCTTCGAAGACCTCCTGCCGAAGGGGCGCAAGCCGGTGGTCTTCCTCAACATCTCGATGCCGCTGGAGGTGGTCGACGTGAACGTCCACCCCGCCAAGGCGGAAGTCCGGCTGGCCGACCCCGGCAAGGTGTCGGAAGCTATCGTAAAGGCGATACGGGGCGCGTTCGGGCGCTCCGCCACGGCATATGCGCCGCCCGGCGGCGCGGCGCAGGCGGGCGGGGATTTCGCCGCGCCCGGCGGAAGCCCGGCCCCGCACGGGGACGGCAAGGCGGCATTCGTCCGCACCTTCGAGCTTTGGCGTCCGGCCCCAAGCGGAGAGGGTCCGGCGGCGGCCGTCGAGGGCGGCGGCCAACTGCAACTGGAAAACGCGCACGGGCGGCTGTCGCCGGACGCCGCGGTCATCGGGCAGGCGTTCGACACCTTCCTTCTGTTTGAAGAGGGGGACCGCATCGTCATTATGGATCAGCACACCGTTCACGAGCGGGTGCTCTATGAGCGGTTCATGAAGCGCTACCTCGAGCACAAGGTGGAGCGGCAAGGGGTCCTGGTGCCGGTGACGTTTTCCACCGACCCGCGGCTTGCCGAGGTTATCCGCGCCCACGCCAAAACCTTTGCCGGTATGGGGTGGGGGCTGGAAGAGTTCGGCGAACGGGAATTCGTCATACGCGAAGTGCCGGCCATCCTGGAGGGGAAGGAGTTCCCCCCCATCATCACGGAGATGGCGCAGACGCTGGCGGACGGGCGCGACGAGGACTACAAGGATGTGATGGCCGATTGCGTGTCGCGCATAGCCTGCCGCGCGGCGGTGAAGGCGGGGGATACGCTGAACAGGGGGGAAATAGCCGAACTGGCGAAAGAATTGGCCCGCACCGCGCTGCCGTACACCTGCCCGCATGGCCGGCCGATAGCCTTCTCGCTCTCGCGCGGCGAGCTGTGGCGCTTCTTCAACCGGGGCCGGTAG
- the efp gene encoding elongation factor P gives MEITALRSGMKVELAGKLYVVVSAQHVSPGNKRAFVRARIKDLKTGQLLEQTVREGNEFKVPDFEEREMQYLYKDAQGYHFMDNQSYEQTFLSEDQVGDNWKWMQENTMAKILYHNGIIISLEMPLFAELVVTETDPGFKGDTASTATKAAKLSTGASIQVPLFIAVGDKLKIDTRTGEYLSRV, from the coding sequence ATGGAAATCACCGCCTTAAGGTCGGGAATGAAAGTGGAGCTTGCGGGCAAGCTGTATGTTGTGGTCAGTGCGCAGCATGTCAGCCCCGGCAACAAACGGGCCTTTGTCCGCGCGCGCATAAAGGACCTCAAGACCGGGCAGCTGCTGGAGCAGACCGTCCGGGAAGGGAACGAATTCAAGGTGCCCGACTTTGAAGAACGGGAGATGCAGTACCTGTATAAGGACGCGCAGGGGTACCACTTTATGGACAACCAAAGCTACGAACAGACGTTCCTCTCCGAAGATCAGGTGGGGGACAACTGGAAGTGGATGCAGGAAAACACCATGGCGAAAATCCTGTATCACAACGGGATTATCATCAGCCTCGAAATGCCGCTCTTCGCGGAACTGGTGGTGACGGAAACCGATCCGGGCTTCAAGGGGGATACCGCCAGCACCGCCACCAAGGCGGCGAAGCTGTCGACGGGGGCGTCCATACAGGTGCCGCTTTTCATTGCGGTCGGCGACAAGCTGAAAATAGACACGCGAACCGGGGAATACCTCTCGCGGGTATAA